A part of Olleya sp. Bg11-27 genomic DNA contains:
- a CDS encoding FIST signal transduction protein has product MKTVQLVKHKDEEWEYVIEKQDLKAPLVLVFGNRYMLEDSLVYEEIRQLFPDGHIVFASSCAEISSNTVNQDSITITAIEFEKSKFVIKTSNVLNSDLDSFKTGKDLIEQLPQEDLKYVFVVSEGSFVNGSQLTKGMSASTDDNLVITGGLCGDDARFEKTLASYNENPKEGELVAIGFYGDTLEISFSIHGGWTPFGPKRIVTKSKDNILYELDGQPALDLYKKYLGDKAKDLPGAALLYPLNVTSTDEKQSIVRSILNINEEENAVVLAGDIKENSKVQLMMTNVDNIANASERAAKQALGYRKNKPELAILVSCIGRKLVLDQRVEEEVEEVIDVLGSDTVITGFYSYGEIAPFHGEMACQLHNQTMTITLISE; this is encoded by the coding sequence ATGAAAACAGTACAGTTAGTCAAGCATAAGGATGAAGAGTGGGAATATGTTATTGAAAAGCAAGACTTAAAAGCACCTTTGGTTTTAGTTTTTGGTAATCGGTATATGTTGGAGGATAGTTTGGTTTACGAAGAGATTAGACAACTTTTTCCTGATGGACATATTGTTTTTGCGTCTTCATGTGCAGAGATTTCATCAAATACAGTAAATCAAGATAGTATTACTATTACTGCTATCGAGTTTGAAAAAAGTAAGTTTGTAATTAAAACTAGTAATGTTTTAAATTCTGATTTAGATAGTTTTAAAACAGGAAAAGATCTTATTGAGCAATTGCCCCAAGAAGATTTAAAATATGTGTTTGTAGTCTCAGAAGGTAGTTTTGTTAACGGAAGTCAGCTAACAAAAGGAATGAGTGCTTCTACGGATGATAATTTAGTAATTACTGGTGGGTTATGTGGTGATGATGCACGTTTTGAAAAAACATTAGCGTCTTACAATGAGAATCCGAAAGAAGGCGAGTTGGTAGCGATTGGCTTTTATGGAGATACCTTGGAGATTTCATTTTCAATTCATGGGGGATGGACACCTTTTGGTCCAAAACGCATCGTTACAAAGTCGAAAGACAATATTTTATATGAGTTAGATGGGCAACCAGCCTTAGATTTGTATAAAAAATACTTAGGAGATAAGGCTAAAGATTTACCTGGAGCAGCTTTGTTATATCCATTAAACGTAACATCTACAGATGAAAAACAATCTATTGTTAGGTCTATTTTAAATATTAATGAAGAAGAGAATGCTGTTGTTTTAGCTGGAGATATTAAAGAAAACTCTAAAGTACAGCTAATGATGACCAATGTAGATAATATCGCAAATGCATCAGAACGTGCAGCAAAACAAGCGTTAGGTTATAGGAAGAACAAGCCGGAGTTAGCGATACTAGTTAGTTGTATTGGTAGAAAACTAGTGTTAGACCAACGTGTGGAAGAAGAGGTCGAAGAAGTTATTGATGTGTTGGGTAGTGATACAGTAATCACTGGGTTTTATTCTTATGGCGAAATTGCACCTTTTCATGGCGAAATGGCTTGCCAATTACATAATCAGACGATGACTATAACGCTAATTAGCGAATAA
- a CDS encoding PAS domain S-box protein: protein MSQDQTEILQRALKREKAARKAAEKILEEKSRELYLTSQRLEQLLDEKSSQLEGVFENILDAYVVMDLQGNVIKFNEAAIKLFGYDIARDKINVVNLIYKEDYQYAISSFLELQTKGFFKDYEARVYTKSKEVKWVHINASVIFDSNKKPVAAQGIVRDITDQKKSAEKLIESENRLATLILNLDNGIVLEDENRNIVLTNNKFCELFDIKANPKDLIGMDCVAASEHNKVLFKDPDGFIQRMRSIDVDKKTVIGDELEMVDGKILERSYMPIVAGDQYKGYLWTFTDVTLKRTYRKSLEAQKQKYYNIIANMNLGMVELNNNDEILMVNHSFEKMSGYTEAEVKGKNARALFAAEEDSEILKEERKKRNKGESNSYEFKAICKKGKTRHWLVSGAPNYNIDGEVIGSIGIHLDVTETKNLEIQKEKLLSKLAKSNDELQEYAHIVSHDLKSPLRSIDALVSWLKEDNKGKLDAVSLQNFGLIETTLEKMEQLITDVLNYSSVGADNSVKVNVDLNSMVSELVSILYIPDHIEIKSLNVLPNIIGDKTKLQQVFQNLISNSVKFIDKENGSIVIDVEDLKSHYKFSIKDNGIGIDKKYHDKIFKIFHSLKKSKDSSGIGLSIVKKIVNLHEGEIWLDSEPNVGTTFYFTLKK from the coding sequence ATGAGTCAAGACCAAACAGAAATACTACAACGTGCTTTAAAGCGTGAAAAGGCAGCAAGAAAAGCAGCAGAAAAAATTCTTGAGGAAAAATCAAGAGAGCTTTACTTAACGTCTCAAAGACTTGAGCAGTTGTTAGATGAAAAATCATCACAATTAGAGGGGGTTTTTGAAAATATTCTAGATGCCTACGTGGTTATGGATTTGCAGGGTAATGTTATAAAATTTAACGAAGCAGCGATTAAGTTATTTGGTTATGATATTGCTAGAGATAAAATAAACGTTGTAAACCTTATATATAAAGAAGATTATCAATACGCGATATCTTCTTTTTTAGAGTTGCAAACTAAAGGTTTCTTTAAAGATTATGAAGCACGTGTTTATACCAAATCAAAAGAGGTAAAATGGGTGCATATCAATGCAAGTGTTATTTTTGATTCTAATAAAAAGCCTGTGGCAGCTCAAGGTATTGTTAGGGATATTACTGATCAAAAAAAATCTGCAGAAAAGCTTATCGAGTCTGAAAACCGATTGGCAACATTAATTTTAAATTTAGATAACGGAATTGTTTTGGAAGACGAAAACCGTAATATAGTACTTACTAATAATAAATTTTGTGAACTTTTTGACATAAAGGCAAACCCTAAAGATTTAATCGGGATGGATTGCGTTGCAGCATCAGAACACAATAAGGTGCTGTTTAAAGATCCTGATGGTTTTATACAAAGGATGCGTTCTATAGATGTTGATAAAAAAACGGTTATTGGTGACGAATTAGAAATGGTCGACGGTAAAATTTTAGAACGTAGTTACATGCCAATAGTTGCGGGTGACCAATATAAAGGTTACCTGTGGACCTTTACAGATGTTACTTTAAAACGTACTTATAGAAAAAGTTTGGAGGCACAGAAGCAGAAGTATTACAACATTATTGCAAATATGAATTTAGGAATGGTGGAGTTGAATAACAACGACGAAATCCTAATGGTAAATCATAGTTTTGAAAAAATGTCTGGTTATACAGAAGCAGAAGTGAAAGGTAAAAATGCACGAGCGCTTTTTGCTGCTGAAGAGGATTCTGAAATACTAAAGGAAGAACGAAAAAAACGTAACAAAGGAGAGTCAAACTCTTATGAGTTTAAGGCTATATGTAAGAAAGGAAAAACAAGACATTGGTTAGTTAGTGGTGCGCCAAATTATAATATAGATGGAGAAGTCATTGGATCTATTGGGATTCATTTAGATGTGACAGAGACTAAAAATCTAGAAATTCAGAAGGAAAAATTATTAAGTAAATTAGCGAAAAGTAATGACGAGCTTCAGGAGTATGCACATATCGTGTCTCATGACCTAAAGTCGCCTTTACGAAGTATAGACGCACTAGTTAGCTGGTTGAAAGAAGATAATAAAGGAAAGTTGGATGCTGTTAGTCTTCAAAATTTTGGACTTATTGAAACCACTTTAGAGAAGATGGAACAGTTAATTACGGACGTGTTAAATTACTCTAGTGTTGGAGCAGATAACTCTGTTAAGGTCAATGTGGATTTAAATAGTATGGTTAGCGAGCTGGTTAGCATATTGTATATTCCAGATCATATAGAGATTAAGAGTCTTAATGTTTTGCCTAATATAATAGGAGATAAGACCAAGCTACAGCAGGTGTTTCAGAACCTAATTAGCAATTCGGTTAAGTTTATAGATAAAGAAAATGGTAGTATTGTCATTGATGTCGAAGATTTAAAAAGTCATTACAAATTTTCAATAAAAGATAATGGTATTGGTATTGATAAAAAGTACCATGATAAAATATTTAAGATATTCCATTCGTTAAAGAAGAGTAAGGATTCCTCAGGAATTGGATTGTCTATTGTCAAAAAAATCGTCAATTTACATGAAGGTGAAATCTGGTTAGATAGTGAGCCAAATGTAGGAACTACTTTTTATTTCACATTAAAAAAATAG
- a CDS encoding heme NO-binding domain-containing protein, whose amino-acid sequence MKGIVFTEFLELVEDKFGLEMVDNIITSSTLESEGVYTAVGTYSFSEMLQLLSHLSENTGISIDNLLLVYAEHFFSVIEKSYPGLLATYKDPIEMISSIENHIHVEVRKIYPDAELPTFEVVEKTENSLIMIYTSSRAMHHFGLGLMNKTFEHFNSTATIDLQKIKEDGTEVRFVIHKN is encoded by the coding sequence ATGAAAGGAATTGTTTTTACAGAATTTTTAGAGTTAGTAGAGGATAAATTTGGTCTAGAAATGGTGGATAACATCATAACAAGCTCTACGTTAGAGTCTGAAGGTGTTTATACTGCTGTAGGAACATATAGTTTTTCTGAAATGCTTCAATTATTGAGTCATTTAAGTGAAAACACAGGCATATCAATAGACAACCTTTTACTAGTTTATGCTGAACACTTTTTTAGTGTTATTGAAAAAAGTTATCCTGGGCTTTTAGCAACTTATAAAGATCCTATTGAAATGATTTCATCTATAGAAAATCATATTCATGTAGAAGTTAGGAAAATTTATCCAGATGCAGAATTGCCAACTTTTGAAGTTGTTGAGAAAACGGAAAACTCTTTAATAATGATTTATACCTCAAGTAGAGCAATGCATCATTTTGGTTTAGGGTTGATGAACAAAACATTCGAGCATTTTAATTCAACCGCAACAATAGATTTACAAAAAATTAAGGAGGACGGAACGGAAGTTAGATTTGTTATTCATAAAAATTAA
- a CDS encoding response regulator, with amino-acid sequence MSKTLKILLIEDDMIEKMKLNRTTSALQLNHHIIEANNGEEALELLENKDNLPDIILLDLNMPKINGIEFLGILKKDPVLKYIPTIILTTSNNQKDLLECYKIGVAGYVIKPLKYEDYVSKIEKLLAYWSINELIVV; translated from the coding sequence ATGTCAAAAACACTTAAAATTCTTCTAATTGAAGATGATATGATTGAAAAAATGAAGTTGAACAGAACAACTTCAGCTTTACAATTAAATCACCATATTATTGAAGCCAATAACGGAGAGGAAGCATTAGAGCTTTTAGAAAATAAAGATAATTTACCAGATATAATTTTGCTAGATTTAAATATGCCAAAAATTAACGGTATTGAATTTTTAGGTATTCTAAAAAAAGATCCTGTCCTAAAGTACATTCCTACCATCATATTAACAACGTCTAACAATCAAAAAGATTTATTGGAATGTTACAAAATCGGTGTTGCAGGATATGTTATAAAACCATTAAAATATGAAGATTATGTTAGTAAAATTGAAAAATTATTAGCATATTGGAGTATTAATGAATTAATTGTAGTTTAA
- a CDS encoding MmcQ/YjbR family DNA-binding protein, translated as MNIEQLREHCLSKLKVTEDFPFDVNTLVFKVLGKMFALVSLEKWDKGLAAINLKCDPEYAIKLREAHESIEPGWHMNKKHWNTLYIHKNDLSPKFISELIDHSYAMVVKGMTKKMRSELE; from the coding sequence ATGAATATTGAGCAGCTTAGGGAGCATTGTTTAAGTAAGCTAAAAGTAACAGAAGATTTTCCTTTTGACGTCAATACTTTAGTGTTTAAAGTATTGGGTAAAATGTTTGCTCTAGTCTCTTTGGAGAAATGGGATAAAGGCTTAGCGGCAATAAACTTAAAATGTGATCCAGAGTATGCTATCAAACTTCGTGAAGCACATGAGAGTATTGAGCCTGGTTGGCATATGAATAAAAAACATTGGAACACGTTGTATATCCATAAAAACGATTTATCACCAAAATTTATTTCTGAGCTAATTGATCATTCTTATGCTATGGTTGTAAAAGGAATGACTAAAAAAATGCGTTCAGAATTAGAGTGA
- a CDS encoding DUF4230 domain-containing protein: MGTFFTLIIGGIIGLGLYTLYSHLQSKKKVTAQSVILLDKIKKVCKFITVEGDFAEIYHYEDVKERFLKLVSSKKKALVVINAKAYVGYDFDKIELTSNHKKKIVTISHFPQPEILSIETNINYYDKTDGYFNKFEATDLTNLSEEAKQHIRDKVPESGLYNVARKEALESLLLVENIVETIGWRLDYSALTLKSNEKLKLE; encoded by the coding sequence ATGGGAACATTTTTTACATTAATTATTGGAGGTATTATTGGATTGGGGCTGTATACTCTATATAGTCATTTGCAATCTAAAAAGAAAGTGACAGCACAGTCTGTTATATTATTAGACAAAATAAAAAAAGTCTGTAAATTTATTACTGTAGAAGGAGATTTTGCAGAAATCTATCACTATGAAGACGTTAAGGAACGGTTTTTAAAACTTGTTTCAAGTAAGAAAAAAGCCTTAGTAGTCATTAATGCAAAAGCTTATGTTGGATACGATTTTGATAAAATTGAATTAACGTCTAATCATAAAAAGAAGATAGTTACTATTAGTCATTTTCCACAACCAGAAATTCTATCTATAGAGACTAACATTAATTATTACGATAAAACAGATGGTTACTTTAATAAGTTTGAAGCCACAGACCTTACTAATTTAAGTGAAGAAGCAAAGCAACATATTAGAGATAAAGTCCCAGAAAGCGGTTTGTATAATGTCGCTAGAAAAGAAGCGCTAGAGTCGTTGCTTTTAGTGGAGAATATTGTAGAAACCATAGGGTGGCGATTGGATTATAGTGCTTTAACGCTAAAATCTAATGAGAAATTAAAATTAGAATAG
- a CDS encoding cyclase family protein, protein MISTITINTKKYTVNLAEPLDISMPLRASETNANAWYIDAPIIAPVKLNDWTASVKEGASINFNNIQFNPHAHGTHTECVGHITEQFYSVNKCLKQFFFLAEVISVAPEQVGEDQVISKAQLQYLLKQRKPQALVIRTMPNTKAKKSRQYSNTNWPYLTEEAAVFIRKIGVKHLLIDLPSIDKEKDEGKLLAHKAFWDFNDKIRKDATITEFIYVSNKVQDGKYILNLQIAPIENDATPSKPILYKIEK, encoded by the coding sequence ATGATTTCTACAATAACCATAAACACCAAAAAATACACAGTTAATTTAGCAGAGCCTTTAGATATCTCCATGCCGCTTCGTGCTTCAGAAACCAATGCAAATGCATGGTATATTGATGCGCCTATAATAGCCCCAGTTAAACTTAACGATTGGACCGCAAGTGTAAAAGAAGGTGCGTCAATTAATTTTAATAATATTCAGTTTAATCCACATGCTCATGGGACGCATACGGAGTGTGTTGGTCATATTACAGAGCAATTTTACAGTGTAAACAAATGCTTAAAACAGTTTTTCTTTTTAGCCGAAGTTATTTCTGTGGCACCGGAACAAGTTGGAGAGGATCAAGTGATCTCAAAAGCACAATTGCAATATCTTTTAAAGCAACGTAAACCACAAGCATTGGTTATTAGAACCATGCCAAATACTAAAGCTAAAAAATCGAGACAATATTCCAATACTAATTGGCCTTATTTAACAGAGGAAGCTGCTGTTTTTATTAGAAAAATTGGCGTAAAACACTTGTTGATAGATCTACCAAGTATAGATAAAGAAAAGGATGAAGGTAAATTATTAGCGCATAAAGCGTTTTGGGATTTTAATGATAAGATTAGAAAAGACGCCACAATAACGGAGTTTATTTATGTGTCAAACAAAGTCCAAGATGGCAAATATATTTTAAATCTTCAAATTGCACCAATCGAAAATGATGCAACACCAAGTAAGCCGATTTTATATAAAATAGAAAAATAA
- the hemW gene encoding radical SAM family heme chaperone HemW — MSGIYIHIPFCKQACHYCDFHFSTSMKKKDQLIFALAKELELRKDEFKDITVETIYFGGGTPSVLSADELQYLIDSVYLNYKVIDSPEITLEANPDDLIIDNDVTLSAVEVQSLYQSKFEALKSTGINRLSIGVQSFHEKDLKLMNRAHNAEEAKRCLQFATQYFDNISLDLIYGIPNSTNAEWLENINTALSFGIPHISSYALTVEPKTALASFIAKGIIDNVDDDLAHDQFHILIERLGQAGFDHYELSNFGKKAYYSKNNSAYWLGKPYLGIGPSAHSFNGEQRAWNVKNNSIYIAKINQEQLPLEVEVLSLNDKYNEFVMTGLRTIWGVSLAEVEKQFGKCFLEYLLQQASQYVNKQMLYIEDNSLKTTKTGKFLSDGIASDLFMLN; from the coding sequence ATGTCAGGAATATACATACACATACCATTTTGCAAGCAAGCATGTCATTATTGTGACTTTCATTTTTCGACGTCAATGAAAAAGAAAGACCAGCTTATTTTTGCTTTAGCGAAAGAACTAGAATTACGTAAAGACGAGTTTAAAGATATAACGGTAGAAACCATTTATTTTGGAGGCGGGACACCAAGTGTGTTGTCAGCAGACGAGTTGCAATATTTGATTGATAGTGTCTATTTAAATTATAAAGTCATAGATAGTCCTGAAATTACTTTAGAAGCTAATCCGGATGATTTAATTATAGATAATGATGTTACATTGAGTGCAGTCGAAGTGCAATCTTTGTATCAATCAAAATTTGAAGCGTTAAAAAGTACAGGGATTAATAGGCTTAGTATTGGTGTGCAGTCATTTCATGAAAAGGATTTAAAACTCATGAATCGGGCGCATAATGCAGAGGAAGCTAAACGTTGTTTACAGTTTGCGACACAATATTTTGATAACATAAGTTTAGATTTAATTTATGGTATCCCAAATAGTACCAATGCAGAGTGGTTAGAAAATATTAATACCGCACTAAGTTTCGGAATTCCTCATATTTCTAGTTACGCTTTAACGGTGGAACCTAAAACAGCATTAGCCAGTTTTATAGCAAAGGGAATTATTGATAATGTTGACGACGATTTAGCACATGACCAATTTCATATTTTAATAGAGCGGTTAGGTCAAGCTGGTTTTGATCATTATGAGTTATCTAATTTTGGTAAAAAGGCGTATTATAGCAAAAATAATAGCGCCTATTGGTTGGGTAAACCATATTTAGGGATCGGTCCTTCTGCGCACAGTTTTAATGGAGAACAACGCGCTTGGAATGTGAAAAATAATTCGATTTACATTGCTAAAATTAACCAAGAGCAATTACCGTTAGAGGTTGAGGTTTTGAGCTTAAATGATAAGTATAATGAGTTTGTGATGACCGGTTTGCGCACTATTTGGGGGGTCTCACTTGCAGAGGTAGAAAAACAATTTGGAAAATGCTTTTTGGAATACTTGTTGCAACAAGCTAGTCAGTATGTTAATAAACAAATGTTGTATATTGAGGATAACAGCTTAAAAACGACAAAAACTGGTAAGTTTCTTAGCGATGGGATTGCTTCGGACTTATTTATGCTGAATTAA
- the ruvC gene encoding crossover junction endodeoxyribonuclease RuvC has translation MSKEQIILGIDPGTTIMGFGLIKVVNKKMSLLQLNELDLKKYDDHYLKLKLIFERTIELIETYHPDEIAIEAPFFGKNVQSMLKLGRAQGVAMAAGLSREVPITEYAPKKIKMAITGSGNASKEQVAKMLQSMLGIKTLPKNLDSMDGLGAAVCHFYNQGRIEIGKSYSGWDSFVKQNEKRVKK, from the coding sequence ATGAGCAAAGAACAAATTATATTAGGAATCGATCCAGGAACAACCATTATGGGATTTGGTTTGATAAAGGTGGTTAACAAAAAAATGAGTTTATTACAGTTAAATGAATTAGACTTAAAAAAGTATGATGATCATTATCTAAAACTGAAACTTATTTTTGAGCGTACCATTGAGCTGATTGAAACATATCATCCGGATGAGATTGCTATTGAAGCACCCTTCTTTGGGAAAAACGTACAAAGTATGCTTAAGTTAGGTCGTGCGCAAGGTGTAGCTATGGCAGCTGGGTTGTCGCGAGAAGTTCCGATTACTGAGTATGCGCCTAAAAAAATTAAAATGGCCATTACAGGAAGCGGAAACGCGAGTAAAGAGCAGGTTGCAAAAATGTTGCAAAGCATGTTGGGAATTAAAACCTTACCTAAAAATTTAGATTCCATGGATGGACTAGGTGCTGCTGTGTGTCATTTTTACAATCAAGGACGTATAGAAATAGGAAAGAGTTATTCTGGTTGGGACAGTTTTGTTAAGCAGAATGAAAAGCGCGTCAAGAAGTAA
- a CDS encoding cell envelope biogenesis protein OmpA, whose protein sequence is MLSTIKHYCIILMTVFAVSTASAQLETSKWKALISVGINSPSQEGLVTPFEANTINFPTINLGLQRMFTPQLGAKLDFGYNRFANADDTPEFKTNYTRINLQFVYDGTRFFSFLPIDTGVVFHIGPGYSMIKPLGDYGDNKTSFLNGMAGLEFHYGLSRSVSAFIDASYIYGFGKDFDPITEGFGSFNGNLLTVTVGVAVSLSGCYTCN, encoded by the coding sequence ATGTTATCTACTATCAAACACTATTGTATTATTCTAATGACTGTTTTTGCAGTAAGTACAGCTAGCGCACAATTAGAAACAAGTAAATGGAAAGCCTTAATTTCTGTGGGTATTAATAGCCCATCGCAAGAAGGATTAGTTACTCCTTTTGAAGCAAATACGATTAACTTTCCGACAATTAATTTAGGGCTTCAGCGCATGTTTACACCACAATTAGGGGCTAAATTGGATTTTGGTTATAATCGTTTTGCAAATGCAGATGATACACCAGAATTTAAAACCAATTATACCCGTATTAATTTACAGTTTGTATACGATGGGACTAGGTTTTTTAGCTTTTTACCAATTGACACAGGTGTTGTTTTTCATATTGGTCCAGGCTATTCTATGATTAAACCTTTAGGGGATTACGGTGATAATAAAACCTCTTTTTTAAACGGAATGGCAGGATTAGAATTTCATTATGGACTTAGTCGGTCGGTGTCCGCTTTTATTGATGCGTCCTATATTTATGGATTTGGAAAAGACTTTGATCCCATTACAGAGGGTTTCGGGTCCTTTAATGGAAACTTGCTAACTGTAACTGTTGGTGTAGCGGTATCATTAAGTGGTTGTTATACTTGTAATTAA
- a CDS encoding lysylphosphatidylglycerol synthase domain-containing protein yields MHKSLPDKTKQFFFVLIKLSIVVGAFYFIYHKLLNNDSLNFNQFWRFLNDTKLFSVKNSLFLVGLSVLNWFFEITKWRYLVSKARTLSFLEATAQSLGSLTASLFTPNRIGEYGAKAIYYLKPLRKRILLINLISNMMQMGITVILGSIGFLFYYKTYEININYFKLSRGLLILIALVTLVSIGITQSKYKIKGFSLIKIYDFTYNLGIKYLTIGLLLSLVRYVIFSFQFYFILSLFNVPLHYWDAMIIITTLYLLASIIPSITIFDVLIKGSVAIYLFSLADITALPILSCVLLMWLLNFALPSIVGSYFVLNFNLPKTKN; encoded by the coding sequence ATGCACAAAAGCTTGCCTGACAAAACTAAACAATTCTTTTTTGTACTTATTAAATTAAGTATAGTTGTTGGCGCTTTTTATTTTATTTATCACAAATTGCTTAATAACGATAGTTTAAATTTTAATCAATTTTGGCGATTTTTAAACGATACTAAGCTCTTTTCTGTAAAAAACAGTCTGTTTTTAGTAGGCTTATCCGTATTAAATTGGTTTTTCGAGATAACAAAATGGCGTTATTTAGTCTCTAAAGCTAGAACCCTTTCCTTTTTAGAAGCCACTGCACAAAGTTTAGGATCACTTACGGCATCTTTATTTACACCAAATCGTATTGGGGAATATGGCGCAAAAGCTATCTACTATTTAAAACCATTAAGAAAACGGATCTTACTAATAAATCTAATTAGCAACATGATGCAAATGGGTATTACTGTTATTTTAGGAAGTATTGGTTTTCTATTCTATTACAAAACTTATGAAATAAACATCAACTATTTCAAACTCTCAAGAGGGTTACTTATCCTGATTGCTTTAGTAACACTTGTAAGTATTGGTATAACCCAAAGCAAATATAAAATCAAAGGGTTTTCTCTTATAAAAATTTATGATTTCACCTATAACCTTGGCATTAAATATTTAACTATCGGATTATTATTATCGTTAGTGCGCTATGTTATTTTCTCATTTCAGTTCTACTTTATTTTATCCCTTTTTAATGTCCCGTTGCACTATTGGGACGCGATGATCATCATAACAACACTATATTTACTAGCCTCTATCATTCCTAGTATAACCATTTTTGATGTGCTAATCAAAGGAAGTGTTGCCATATACCTATTTAGTTTGGCTGACATTACAGCACTACCTATTTTAAGTTGTGTCCTTTTGATGTGGCTTCTAAATTTTGCACTACCAAGTATAGTCGGCAGCTATTTTGTATTAAATTTTAATTTACCAAAAACCAAAAACTAA
- a CDS encoding glycosyltransferase gives MSITFVIIIILYLFLIGLFILGFDKVKPFRLQDIIPKTTFTVIIPFRNEAENLSQLLDSIFTLNYPPHLFEIILVDDDSEDNSIEIINYFLSQNQSKTIDIKITKNQRQTNSPKKDAITTAIKQATNQWIITTDADCVLPNYWLDSFDNCIQNTNSKMIVGPVDYTNNSGLLNAFQTLDFLSLIGATISGFGINKPFLCNGANLAYKKVFFANLQGFEGNTNIASGDDIFLMEKALKQDKKAVKYLKSEHAIVTTKPQKTIQTLLSQRIRWASKTSNYKNNFAKLVGLIVLIANASIVVSFVLVTLGLLALKPFAYLFFIKIAIDFLLIYKTSQFFNKESVLKHYTWSCLIYPFFNVYVAFISMFSSYKWKGRSFKK, from the coding sequence ATGAGCATTACTTTTGTTATCATTATCATACTGTATCTTTTTTTAATAGGCCTTTTTATTCTAGGGTTTGACAAAGTAAAACCCTTTAGACTCCAAGACATCATACCCAAAACAACGTTTACAGTTATCATCCCGTTCAGGAATGAAGCTGAAAATTTATCACAATTATTGGATTCTATTTTTACATTGAACTATCCACCCCATCTATTTGAAATCATTTTAGTGGATGATGACTCAGAAGACAACTCTATTGAAATAATTAATTACTTTTTATCACAAAACCAATCCAAAACGATTGACATTAAAATCACAAAGAATCAAAGACAGACTAATTCGCCAAAAAAAGACGCTATTACTACCGCTATTAAACAAGCAACAAACCAATGGATTATTACTACGGATGCGGACTGCGTATTACCAAATTACTGGTTAGATAGTTTTGACAACTGCATACAGAACACCAATTCAAAAATGATTGTTGGACCTGTTGATTACACTAATAATTCAGGCTTATTAAACGCGTTTCAAACATTAGATTTTTTAAGCTTAATTGGTGCGACCATTAGTGGCTTTGGAATTAACAAACCTTTTTTATGTAATGGTGCAAATCTAGCTTACAAAAAAGTTTTTTTTGCAAATCTACAAGGTTTTGAAGGCAATACTAACATTGCGAGTGGTGATGATATTTTCTTGATGGAAAAAGCACTAAAACAAGATAAAAAGGCTGTAAAATACTTAAAAAGCGAACATGCCATTGTCACTACTAAACCACAAAAAACAATACAAACATTACTATCTCAACGCATACGTTGGGCCAGTAAAACCAGTAACTATAAAAACAATTTTGCTAAACTTGTTGGCCTAATCGTTTTAATTGCAAACGCTAGTATTGTTGTAAGCTTTGTTTTAGTGACTTTAGGTCTATTAGCACTGAAACCTTTTGCTTACCTCTTTTTTATAAAAATTGCAATTGACTTTTTATTAATCTATAAAACCAGTCAGTTTTTTAATAAAGAAAGTGTCCTAAAACATTACACTTGGAGTTGTTTAATCTATCCTTTTTTTAATGTTTATGTCGCTTTTATCTCAATGTTTTCTTCCTACAAATGGAAAGGCCGATCTTTCAAGAAATAG